Proteins from one Comamonas flocculans genomic window:
- the ppsA gene encoding phosphoenolpyruvate synthase, with protein sequence MSARYEATALVVPFENLRMSDVEVVGGKNASLGEMISQLPEGLRVPTGFATTAHAFREFLKHEGLHARISARLAALDVDDVRALAAAGAEIRGWVESQPFPAELEKAVREAFARLSGGSAQASFAVRSSATAEDLPDASFAGQQETFLNVVGIDQVLHKMKEVFASLYNDRAISYRVHKGFAHDVVALSAGVQRMVRSDLGAAGVMFTIDTESGFEDVVFITSSYGLGETVVQGAVNPDEFYVHKPMLRAGKRAVIRRNLGSKLIQMVFATDEERAASGKLVRTTEVVAEQRNRYSLSDAEVEQLAHYALVIEQHYGRPMDIEWGKDGQDGQLYILQARPETVKSQTKGQAEQRFKLKSSGAVLVEGRAIGQKIGTGPVRLVHSIAEMDTVQAGDVLVTDMTDPNWEPVMKKASAIVTNRGGRTCHAAIIARELGIPAVVGCGDATELLKDGTLVTVSCAEGDTGKIYDGLLETEVTEVQRGEMPKIATKIMMNVGNPQLAFDFAQLPNEGVGLARLEFIINNNIGVHPKAILDYPAVDADLKKAVESVARGHASPRAFYVDKVAEGVATIAAAFWPKPVIVRLSDFKSNEYRKLIGGSRYEPEEENPMLGFRGAARYISEDFAEAFAMECEAIKRVRGEMGLANVQVMVPFVRTLGQARRVTELLAEHGLRRGENELKLIMMCEVPSNAVLANEFLEFFDGFSVGSNDLTQLTLGLDRDSGLELLAHDFDERDPAVKALLKQAIAACKAQDKYVGICGQGPSDHPDFALWLAHEGIASISLNPDTVVATWQRLAG encoded by the coding sequence GCATCAGTGCGCGCCTGGCGGCGCTGGACGTGGACGACGTGCGCGCGCTGGCCGCCGCGGGTGCCGAAATCCGCGGCTGGGTGGAGAGCCAGCCCTTTCCGGCCGAGCTGGAAAAGGCCGTGCGCGAGGCCTTTGCCCGGCTTTCCGGCGGCAGCGCCCAGGCCAGCTTCGCGGTGCGCAGCTCGGCCACGGCCGAGGACCTGCCTGATGCCTCCTTCGCCGGACAGCAGGAAACCTTCCTCAACGTCGTCGGCATCGATCAAGTCCTGCACAAGATGAAGGAGGTCTTTGCCAGCCTGTACAACGACCGTGCCATCAGCTACCGCGTGCACAAGGGCTTTGCGCACGACGTGGTGGCACTGTCGGCGGGCGTGCAGCGCATGGTGCGCTCCGACCTGGGCGCGGCGGGGGTGATGTTCACCATAGATACCGAATCCGGCTTCGAGGACGTGGTGTTCATCACCTCCAGCTATGGTCTGGGCGAGACGGTGGTGCAGGGCGCCGTGAACCCCGACGAGTTCTACGTGCACAAGCCCATGCTGCGCGCGGGCAAGCGCGCGGTGATCCGGCGCAACCTGGGCTCCAAGCTGATCCAGATGGTGTTTGCCACGGACGAGGAGCGGGCGGCCAGCGGCAAGCTGGTCAGAACCACCGAGGTCGTGGCCGAGCAGCGCAACCGCTATTCCCTGAGCGACGCCGAGGTGGAGCAACTGGCCCATTACGCCCTGGTCATCGAGCAGCACTACGGCCGTCCCATGGACATCGAGTGGGGCAAGGACGGCCAGGACGGCCAGCTCTACATCCTGCAGGCGCGACCCGAGACGGTGAAGAGCCAGACCAAGGGCCAGGCCGAGCAGCGCTTCAAGCTCAAGAGCTCGGGCGCGGTGCTGGTCGAAGGCCGCGCCATCGGCCAGAAGATAGGCACCGGCCCGGTGCGCCTGGTGCACAGCATTGCCGAGATGGACACGGTGCAGGCGGGCGACGTGCTGGTCACCGACATGACCGACCCCAACTGGGAACCGGTGATGAAGAAGGCCAGCGCCATCGTCACCAACCGCGGCGGGCGCACCTGCCACGCGGCCATCATCGCGCGCGAGCTGGGCATTCCCGCCGTGGTCGGCTGCGGCGACGCGACCGAGCTGCTCAAGGACGGCACGCTGGTGACGGTGAGTTGCGCCGAAGGCGACACCGGCAAGATCTACGACGGCCTGCTGGAAACCGAGGTCACCGAGGTGCAGCGCGGCGAGATGCCGAAGATCGCCACCAAGATCATGATGAACGTCGGCAACCCCCAGCTGGCTTTCGATTTTGCGCAGTTGCCCAATGAGGGTGTGGGCCTGGCGCGTCTGGAATTCATCATCAACAACAACATCGGCGTGCACCCCAAGGCCATCCTGGACTACCCCGCGGTCGATGCCGACCTGAAGAAGGCCGTGGAGAGCGTGGCGCGTGGTCACGCCAGCCCGCGTGCGTTCTATGTGGACAAGGTCGCCGAGGGCGTGGCGACGATTGCCGCAGCCTTCTGGCCCAAGCCCGTCATCGTGCGCCTGTCGGACTTCAAGAGCAACGAATACCGCAAGCTCATCGGCGGCAGCCGCTACGAGCCCGAGGAAGAAAACCCCATGCTGGGTTTTCGCGGCGCGGCGCGCTACATCAGCGAAGACTTTGCCGAGGCCTTTGCCATGGAATGCGAGGCCATCAAGCGCGTGCGCGGCGAAATGGGCCTGGCCAACGTGCAGGTGATGGTGCCCTTCGTGCGCACGCTGGGCCAGGCCCGGCGCGTGACCGAGCTGCTGGCCGAGCACGGCCTCAGGCGCGGCGAGAACGAGCTCAAGCTCATCATGATGTGCGAGGTGCCGAGCAACGCGGTACTGGCCAACGAGTTCCTCGAGTTTTTCGACGGCTTCTCGGTCGGCTCCAACGACCTCACCCAGCTCACCCTGGGGCTGGACCGCGACTCGGGCCTGGAGCTGCTGGCGCACGACTTCGACGAGCGCGACCCCGCCGTCAAGGCCTTGCTCAAGCAGGCCATCGCGGCGTGCAAGGCCCAGGACAAGTACGTCGGCATCTGCGGCCAGGGGCCCAGTGACCACCCGGACTTCGCGCTGTGGCTGGCGCACGAGGGCATCGCCTCGATTTCGCTCAACCCCGACACCGTGGTCGCCACCTGGCAGCGCCTGGCTGGCTGA
- a CDS encoding DUF4212 domain-containing protein → MPTSTPDSGTERVGVPLDPQLADLHHLGFKLVLFGVWFAVSFGVSYFAESLQFQVGPWPFSYWVAAQGGVLVFILLTWVYHLGMRHYERSGKARGREPEQGPHG, encoded by the coding sequence ATGCCCACTTCCACGCCCGACTCCGGCACCGAGCGGGTGGGCGTGCCGCTGGACCCGCAGCTGGCCGATCTGCACCACCTGGGCTTCAAGCTGGTGCTCTTCGGGGTGTGGTTTGCAGTCTCTTTCGGCGTGAGCTACTTTGCCGAATCGCTGCAGTTCCAGGTTGGCCCCTGGCCCTTCAGCTACTGGGTGGCGGCGCAGGGCGGGGTGCTGGTCTTCATCCTGCTGACCTGGGTTTACCACCTGGGCATGCGCCACTACGAGCGCAGCGGCAAGGCGAGAGGGCGCGAGCCGGAGCAGGGACCCCATGGCTGA
- a CDS encoding VC_2705 family sodium/solute symporter — protein MAEPVTGRSYIAQLNRILGLYVLGLVGFVAAMAWAEQRGLSRHWIGPIFLFLTVMMYAVIGVYGRTSDPAEYYVAGRRIPPIYNGMATAADWMSAASFISLSGALYLQGFSGMPGAPGGLAYMLGWTGGFVLVAMLIAPPLRAMKLYTIPDFFQVRFGGDWPRILAAVGAVLCSFTYVVAQIYGVGLIASRLTGVQFEIGIMLGLGGVLLCSFLGGMRAITWTQVAQYVVLLLAFLIPVSWLAYKQLGNPAAPLAYGQQLGKIAEREAALLASSAEKQVIDAYQQKVRDYQERLADVPAALERERSEARQRIQQLRSRSADVDLIVTASRELLSMPRDEAEARERWSRELRENQERAQPLGGLPRHSLPFAADPQGDEIQQAQYEISRRNFMALLFCLMLGTAGMPHLLMRYYTVPTVAGARASVAWSLLFIALLYLSVPALAALVKFEVMTHLVGSRFDELPAWIAQWARVDASLLSVQDMNGDGIVQFGEVRLGADLLVLATPEIGGLPYVISGLVAAGGLAAALSTADGLLLTISNALVRDLYFQSTGHKASPEQRVILTKFTLLTVALAAAFVAALKPSEILPLVSASFSIAAATFVPAMVLGIYWRQTTRQGAVVGMLVGLGVTVYYLVLHNSALRGLLPQAILVPGLWWGIEPISAGVFGAPMGLVATWGVSLLTRPRRAR, from the coding sequence ATGGCTGAGCCGGTGACCGGGCGCTCCTACATCGCCCAGCTCAATCGCATCCTGGGCCTGTATGTGCTGGGCCTGGTGGGCTTTGTCGCGGCCATGGCCTGGGCCGAGCAGCGCGGCCTGTCGCGCCACTGGATAGGCCCCATCTTCCTGTTCCTGACGGTGATGATGTATGCGGTGATCGGCGTGTACGGACGCACCTCCGATCCGGCCGAGTACTACGTGGCCGGGCGACGCATTCCGCCGATCTACAACGGCATGGCCACCGCGGCCGACTGGATGAGCGCCGCGTCCTTCATCAGCCTCTCGGGGGCGCTGTATCTGCAGGGCTTTTCCGGCATGCCGGGTGCGCCCGGCGGCCTGGCTTACATGCTGGGCTGGACCGGTGGCTTCGTGCTGGTGGCGATGCTGATCGCGCCGCCGCTCAGGGCGATGAAGCTCTACACCATTCCCGACTTTTTCCAGGTGCGCTTCGGCGGCGACTGGCCGCGCATCCTGGCGGCCGTCGGCGCTGTGCTGTGCTCCTTCACCTATGTGGTCGCACAGATCTATGGCGTGGGCCTGATTGCCTCGCGCCTGACCGGGGTGCAGTTCGAGATCGGCATCATGCTGGGCCTGGGCGGGGTGCTGCTGTGCTCCTTCCTGGGCGGCATGCGCGCGATCACCTGGACGCAGGTGGCGCAGTACGTGGTGTTGTTGCTGGCCTTCCTGATACCGGTGTCCTGGCTGGCCTACAAGCAGCTGGGCAATCCGGCGGCGCCACTCGCCTACGGCCAGCAGCTGGGCAAGATTGCCGAGCGCGAGGCGGCGCTGCTGGCATCCAGCGCCGAAAAGCAGGTCATCGACGCCTACCAGCAGAAGGTGCGCGACTACCAGGAGCGCCTGGCCGACGTGCCGGCGGCGCTGGAGCGCGAACGCAGCGAGGCGCGCCAGCGGATCCAGCAGCTGCGCTCGCGCAGCGCCGACGTGGACCTGATCGTTACCGCCAGCCGAGAGCTGCTGTCCATGCCGCGCGACGAAGCCGAGGCGCGCGAGCGCTGGAGTCGCGAGCTGCGCGAGAACCAGGAACGCGCCCAGCCCCTGGGCGGCCTGCCGCGGCACAGCCTGCCGTTTGCCGCCGACCCGCAGGGCGACGAGATCCAGCAGGCGCAGTACGAAATATCACGGCGCAACTTCATGGCGCTGCTGTTTTGCCTGATGCTGGGCACCGCCGGCATGCCCCACCTCCTGATGCGCTACTACACCGTACCCACGGTGGCCGGCGCCCGTGCCTCTGTGGCCTGGTCGCTGCTGTTCATCGCGCTGCTGTACCTGAGCGTGCCGGCGCTGGCCGCGCTGGTCAAGTTCGAGGTGATGACGCACCTCGTGGGCAGCCGCTTCGACGAACTGCCCGCCTGGATCGCGCAGTGGGCCCGCGTGGACGCCTCGCTGCTGTCGGTGCAGGACATGAACGGCGACGGCATCGTGCAGTTTGGCGAGGTGCGCCTGGGCGCGGACCTGCTGGTGCTGGCCACACCAGAGATCGGCGGGCTGCCGTACGTGATTTCCGGCCTCGTGGCCGCCGGCGGCCTGGCCGCGGCCCTGTCCACCGCGGACGGCCTGCTGCTGACCATCAGCAACGCGTTGGTGCGCGACCTGTACTTCCAGTCCACCGGCCACAAGGCTTCGCCCGAGCAGCGCGTGATTCTGACCAAGTTCACCCTGCTCACGGTGGCGCTGGCGGCGGCCTTCGTCGCGGCGCTCAAGCCCTCGGAGATATTGCCGCTGGTGTCGGCGTCGTTTTCCATCGCCGCGGCCACCTTCGTGCCGGCGATGGTGCTGGGCATCTACTGGCGCCAGACCACGCGCCAAGGGGCGGTGGTCGGCATGCTCGTCGGGCTGGGTGTGACCGTTTACTACCTGGTGCTGCACAACAGCGCGCTGCGCGGCCTCTTGCCGCAGGCCATTCTGGTGCCGGGGTTGTGGTGGGGCATAGAGCCGATTTCCGCGGGGGTGTTCGGCGCCCCCATGGGGCTGGTGGCGACCTGGGGCGTGAGCCTGCTCACACGCCCCCGGCGCGCGCGCTGA
- a CDS encoding FKBP-type peptidyl-prolyl cis-trans isomerase, with protein MITTDSGLQYEDTHLGEGPRAEHGRSVKVHYTGWLYQDGAKGARFDSSHDRGEPFEFPLGAGMVIRGWDEGVQGMQVGGQRTLLIPAALGYGARGAGGVIPPNATLLFEVQLLSLG; from the coding sequence ATGATTACCACCGATTCCGGCCTGCAATACGAAGACACCCACCTGGGCGAAGGTCCGCGCGCCGAGCACGGCCGCTCTGTGAAGGTGCACTACACCGGCTGGCTGTACCAGGACGGCGCCAAGGGCGCGCGCTTCGATTCCAGCCACGACCGTGGCGAACCGTTTGAATTTCCCCTGGGCGCGGGCATGGTGATCCGCGGCTGGGACGAAGGCGTGCAGGGCATGCAGGTGGGCGGCCAGCGCACGCTGCTGATCCCCGCCGCGCTGGGCTATGGCGCGCGCGGCGCCGGCGGCGTGATTCCGCCCAACGCCACGCTGCTGTTTGAAGTGCAATTGCTGTCGCTCGGCTGA
- a CDS encoding winged helix-turn-helix transcriptional regulator produces the protein MGSKENAAVNQLLERLERRYALRVLWALRDGHPQTFRLLQDSVGNITPNTLNTRIKELREAGFLDHGSEGYIVTSSGQDLLKRLSDLQAFSTRWAAARNKK, from the coding sequence ATGGGTTCGAAAGAAAACGCCGCCGTCAATCAGCTCCTTGAACGGCTGGAACGCCGCTACGCACTGCGCGTGCTCTGGGCCCTGCGCGACGGCCACCCCCAGACTTTCCGGCTGCTGCAGGACAGCGTGGGCAACATCACCCCGAACACCCTGAACACGCGGATCAAGGAGCTGCGCGAAGCCGGCTTTCTCGACCATGGCAGCGAAGGCTACATCGTGACTTCTTCGGGGCAGGATCTGCTCAAGCGCCTGTCCGACCTGCAGGCCTTCTCCACCCGCTGGGCCGCCGCCCGCAACAAGAAATAA
- a CDS encoding ketopantoate reductase family protein, which produces MHASNSPASGRPLSFAVMGAGAVGCYFGALLARAGHGVTLIGRGAHVRAIQSAGLRLQTQSEDLHLALPASTEASAARGADVVLLCVKSADTEEAARQLLPHVRPDTLVLTLQNGVDNDLRAAQVLNGACDVAPAVVYVATAMAGPGHVRHYGRGDLVIAPTRRSAELARQLQAAGIPTQVSDNVRGALWAKLIINSAYNALSALLQQPYGWLMQQPGAAEVVRDIVDECLAVAHAEGVQLPGDIQGALRSIVQTMPAQLSSTAQDLARGKTTEIEHLNGYVVRRGNALGIATPVNRTMLVLVRMLEQRTAEQAAG; this is translated from the coding sequence ATGCACGCCAGCAACTCCCCAGCCTCCGGGCGCCCTCTGTCCTTCGCCGTCATGGGAGCCGGGGCTGTCGGCTGTTATTTTGGCGCCCTGCTGGCACGGGCAGGGCATGGCGTCACGCTGATCGGGCGCGGGGCGCACGTGCGCGCGATACAGAGCGCAGGCCTGCGGCTGCAGACCCAGAGCGAAGACCTGCACCTGGCCCTGCCCGCCAGCACCGAAGCCAGCGCCGCGCGCGGTGCCGACGTGGTGCTGCTGTGCGTCAAATCGGCGGACACCGAAGAGGCAGCGCGTCAGCTGCTTCCCCACGTTCGCCCGGACACGCTGGTACTGACGCTGCAAAACGGCGTGGACAACGACCTCAGAGCCGCGCAGGTGCTGAACGGCGCCTGCGACGTGGCGCCCGCCGTGGTCTACGTGGCCACGGCCATGGCGGGCCCGGGGCACGTGCGCCACTACGGCCGCGGCGACCTCGTGATTGCGCCTACCCGGCGCAGCGCAGAGCTGGCGCGCCAGCTGCAGGCGGCGGGCATACCGACCCAGGTTTCCGACAACGTGCGCGGCGCGCTCTGGGCTAAGCTGATCATCAACAGCGCCTACAACGCGCTGTCCGCGCTGCTGCAGCAGCCCTATGGCTGGCTCATGCAGCAGCCCGGCGCCGCCGAGGTGGTGCGGGATATCGTGGACGAGTGCCTGGCGGTGGCGCATGCCGAAGGCGTACAGCTGCCGGGCGACATCCAGGGGGCGCTGCGCTCCATCGTGCAGACCATGCCGGCTCAGCTGTCGTCCACCGCGCAGGACCTGGCGCGCGGCAAGACGACCGAGATCGAGCACCTCAACGGCTATGTGGTGCGCCGCGGCAACGCGCTGGGCATCGCCACGCCGGTCAATCGCACCATGCTGGTGCTGGTGCGCATGCTCGAGCAGCGCACGGCCGAGCAAGCTGCCGGCTGA
- the aceA gene encoding isocitrate lyase: MPQSLNAQLSREQQIAALEKDWAQNPRWKDVKRAYTAADVVRLRGSVQPEHTLARLGAEKLWDKLHGGARKGYVNAFGAITAGQAMQQAKAGLEAVYLSGWQVAADGNTSETMYPDQSLYAYDSVPTMVRRINNTFKRADEIQWGRGVEPGSKEFIDYFLPIVADAEAGFGGVLNAFELMKNMIAAGAAGVHFEDQLAAVKKCGHMGGKVLVPTQEAVEKLTAARFAADVMGVPTLILARTDAEAANLLTSDHDANDKAFLAGERTQEGFFRVKNGLEQAISRGVAYAPYADLVWCETGVPDIGFAREFAQAVLASSPNKLLAYNCSPSFNWKKNLDDKQIASFQDDLSALGYKFQFITLAGIHSNWYNTFKLAHAYAQGEGMKHYVEMVQEPEFAARQQGYTFVSHQQEVGAGYFDDVTTVIQGGSSSVKALTGSTEEAQFH, encoded by the coding sequence ATGCCCCAATCGCTGAATGCCCAACTCAGCCGTGAACAACAGATTGCCGCCCTGGAAAAGGATTGGGCGCAGAACCCGCGCTGGAAGGACGTCAAGCGCGCGTACACGGCGGCCGATGTGGTGCGGCTGCGGGGCAGCGTGCAGCCCGAGCACACGCTGGCCCGTCTGGGAGCCGAGAAGCTCTGGGACAAGCTGCACGGCGGCGCCCGCAAGGGCTATGTGAACGCCTTCGGCGCGATCACCGCGGGCCAGGCCATGCAGCAGGCCAAGGCCGGTCTGGAAGCGGTGTACCTGTCGGGCTGGCAGGTGGCCGCCGACGGCAACACGTCCGAGACCATGTACCCGGACCAGTCGCTCTACGCCTATGACTCGGTGCCGACCATGGTGCGTCGCATCAACAATACCTTCAAGCGTGCCGACGAGATCCAGTGGGGACGAGGCGTCGAGCCGGGCAGCAAGGAATTCATCGACTACTTCCTGCCCATCGTGGCCGACGCCGAGGCTGGCTTCGGCGGCGTGCTCAACGCCTTCGAGCTGATGAAGAACATGATCGCCGCCGGGGCCGCCGGCGTGCACTTCGAAGATCAGCTGGCTGCCGTGAAGAAGTGCGGCCACATGGGCGGCAAGGTGCTGGTGCCCACGCAGGAGGCGGTCGAAAAGCTGACGGCCGCGCGCTTTGCCGCGGACGTGATGGGCGTACCCACGCTGATCCTGGCGCGCACCGACGCCGAGGCAGCCAATCTGCTGACCAGCGACCATGACGCCAACGACAAGGCCTTTCTGGCCGGTGAGCGCACGCAGGAAGGCTTCTTCCGCGTCAAGAACGGCCTGGAGCAGGCCATCAGCCGCGGCGTGGCCTATGCGCCCTACGCCGACCTGGTGTGGTGCGAAACGGGCGTGCCGGACATCGGCTTTGCACGTGAATTCGCGCAGGCCGTGCTGGCGTCTTCGCCCAACAAGCTGCTGGCCTACAACTGCTCGCCTTCATTCAACTGGAAGAAGAACCTCGACGACAAGCAGATTGCTTCCTTCCAGGACGATCTGTCGGCACTGGGCTACAAGTTCCAGTTCATCACCCTGGCCGGCATCCACAGCAACTGGTACAACACCTTCAAGCTGGCCCATGCCTATGCGCAAGGGGAAGGCATGAAGCACTACGTGGAGATGGTGCAGGAGCCCGAGTTCGCGGCGCGCCAGCAGGGCTACACCTTCGTGAGCCACCAGCAGGAAGTGGGCGCTGGCTACTTCGACGACGTGACCACCGTGATCCAGGGCGGCAGCTCCTCGGTCAAGGCGCTCACCGGCTCGACCGAAGAAGCCCAGTTCCACTGA
- the asd gene encoding archaetidylserine decarboxylase (Phosphatidylserine decarboxylase is synthesized as a single chain precursor. Generation of the pyruvoyl active site from a Ser is coupled to cleavage of a Gly-Ser bond between the larger (beta) and smaller (alpha chains). It is an integral membrane protein.), which yields MSDRLAIALQHLAPKQALTQLAGYGATAQGGRWTTAVIRWFVQRYGVDMAEAAQPDIAAYPSFNAFFTRALKPDARPLATCDLICPVDGQISQFGSLRQGRLLQAKGHDYSATALLGADAALAARFDDGLFATLYLSPRDYHRVHMPCRGRLLRMRHVPGSLYSVNPVTARHVPGLFARNERVVCLFDTDFGPMAMVLVGATIVGSICTSWHGQVNPPRGAPMRHWDYTDQDIVLAQGQEMGRFQLGSTVIVLLPRGELRWSENWSAPGAVRMGEAMAHRPCE from the coding sequence GTGTCCGACCGTCTCGCCATCGCCCTCCAACACCTGGCTCCCAAGCAGGCCCTGACACAGCTGGCCGGCTACGGGGCGACGGCGCAGGGCGGGCGCTGGACCACCGCCGTCATCCGCTGGTTCGTCCAGCGCTACGGCGTGGACATGGCGGAGGCGGCGCAACCGGACATCGCCGCCTACCCGAGCTTCAACGCCTTTTTCACCCGGGCGCTCAAGCCGGACGCGCGGCCGCTGGCGACATGTGACCTGATCTGCCCGGTGGATGGGCAGATCAGCCAGTTCGGCAGCCTGCGCCAGGGCCGCCTGTTGCAGGCCAAGGGGCACGACTACAGCGCCACCGCACTGCTCGGCGCGGACGCAGCGCTCGCCGCGCGGTTCGACGATGGGCTGTTTGCCACCCTCTACCTGAGCCCGCGCGACTACCATCGCGTGCACATGCCCTGCCGCGGGCGGCTGCTGCGCATGCGGCACGTGCCGGGCAGCCTGTATTCCGTCAATCCGGTGACCGCACGCCACGTGCCCGGGCTGTTCGCGCGCAACGAGCGCGTGGTCTGCCTGTTTGATACCGATTTCGGCCCCATGGCCATGGTGCTCGTGGGGGCCACCATCGTGGGCAGCATCTGCACCAGCTGGCATGGGCAGGTCAATCCGCCGCGCGGCGCGCCCATGCGCCATTGGGACTATACGGACCAGGACATCGTGCTCGCGCAGGGGCAGGAGATGGGCCGCTTTCAGCTCGGCTCCACCGTCATCGTCTTGCTGCCGCGTGGCGAATTGCGCTGGTCAGAGAACTGGAGTGCCCCCGGCGCTGTGCGCATGGGCGAAGCCATGGCTCACAGGCCGTGCGAATAA
- the infA gene encoding translation initiation factor IF-1 — translation MAKEELIEMQGSVTEVLPDSRFRVTLDNGHQLIAYTGGKMRKHHIRILAGDKVSLEMSPYDLSKGRITFRHLAGRGPAPGR, via the coding sequence ATGGCAAAGGAAGAACTCATAGAAATGCAGGGCAGCGTCACCGAGGTGCTGCCCGATTCGCGTTTTCGCGTCACACTGGACAACGGCCACCAGCTCATCGCCTACACCGGCGGCAAGATGCGCAAGCACCACATCCGCATTCTGGCGGGCGACAAGGTGTCGCTCGAGATGTCGCCCTACGACCTGAGCAAGGGGCGCATCACTTTCCGCCACCTGGCGGGACGGGGCCCGGCGCCCGGCCGTTGA
- a CDS encoding DUF1624 domain-containing protein, with amino-acid sequence MNARDPSGETPRYGALDALRGLALVWMTLYHFGFDLNHFGWWRQDFYRDPLWTMQRTLILSLFLLCAGMAQAVAQAQGVGWRRFGRRWLQIAGCALLVSAGSLLMFPHSFIYFGVLHGIALMWLLARLSAGWGRGLWLAGLLALLLPWAGQYLLEAAPSGWAEAFNGRWLNWLGFITRKPVTEDYVPLFPWMGVFWWGLALGQWLLARRPAWLARRAPGWPGRTLMLLGRHSLPYYMLHQPVLIGALLFAGWVLAQ; translated from the coding sequence ATGAATGCGAGGGACCCTTCAGGCGAGACGCCGCGCTACGGCGCACTGGACGCGCTGCGCGGCCTGGCGCTGGTGTGGATGACGCTCTACCACTTCGGTTTCGACCTGAACCATTTTGGCTGGTGGCGCCAGGATTTTTACCGCGACCCGCTGTGGACGATGCAGCGCACGCTGATCCTGAGCCTGTTCCTGCTGTGCGCGGGCATGGCACAGGCGGTGGCGCAGGCCCAGGGCGTCGGTTGGCGCCGCTTCGGCCGGCGCTGGCTGCAGATCGCCGGTTGCGCGCTGCTGGTGAGCGCCGGTTCGCTGCTGATGTTTCCGCACAGCTTCATCTACTTCGGCGTGCTGCACGGCATCGCGCTGATGTGGCTGCTGGCGCGCCTGAGTGCGGGCTGGGGACGCGGCTTGTGGCTGGCGGGCCTGCTGGCGCTGCTGCTGCCATGGGCTGGGCAGTATCTGCTGGAGGCTGCGCCCTCCGGCTGGGCCGAAGCCTTCAACGGACGCTGGCTCAACTGGCTGGGTTTCATCACTCGCAAGCCGGTCACCGAAGACTATGTGCCGCTGTTTCCCTGGATGGGCGTGTTCTGGTGGGGGCTGGCGCTGGGGCAGTGGCTGCTTGCGCGCCGGCCGGCGTGGCTCGCACGGCGAGCGCCTGGCTGGCCCGGGCGCACCCTGATGCTGCTGGGGCGCCACAGCCTGCCGTACTACATGTTGCACCAGCCGGTATTGATAGGCGCGCTGCTGTTCGCGGGCTGGGTGCTGGCGCAATGA
- a CDS encoding peptidylprolyl isomerase, with translation MQNKLLSGLMAVAVVAATALPAAAQNLAIVNGKAVPTARAELIEQQLKQAGREVTPDIKKQVREEVIAREIFMQEAQKRGLQNSKDFKDQMELARQALLIRELFADYQKKNPVSDAEIQAEYDKFVAANAGKEYKASHILVENEDQAKAIIAELDKGGNFEEIAKKESKDPGSGAKGGDLGWANPSSYVPEFTEAMIKLEKGKVTQTPVKSQFGWHVIRLDDTRDAQLPKLEEVKDQVRQQLEQQKLMQFQQDLRTKAKVE, from the coding sequence ATGCAAAACAAGCTCTTGTCCGGCCTGATGGCCGTTGCCGTCGTTGCTGCCACCGCCCTGCCGGCGGCCGCCCAGAACCTCGCCATCGTCAATGGCAAGGCCGTGCCCACCGCGCGCGCCGAGCTGATCGAGCAACAACTGAAGCAGGCGGGCCGCGAAGTCACGCCCGACATCAAGAAGCAGGTGCGCGAAGAAGTCATCGCGCGTGAAATCTTCATGCAGGAAGCGCAAAAGCGCGGCCTGCAGAACAGCAAGGACTTCAAGGACCAGATGGAGCTGGCCCGCCAGGCCCTCCTGATCCGTGAGCTGTTTGCCGACTACCAGAAGAAAAACCCGGTAAGCGACGCCGAAATCCAGGCCGAGTACGACAAGTTCGTCGCCGCCAACGCCGGCAAGGAATACAAGGCCAGCCACATCCTGGTCGAGAACGAAGACCAGGCCAAGGCCATCATCGCCGAGCTCGACAAGGGCGGCAATTTCGAGGAAATCGCCAAGAAGGAATCCAAGGATCCGGGCTCGGGCGCCAAGGGCGGCGACCTGGGCTGGGCCAACCCGAGCAGCTACGTGCCCGAATTCACCGAAGCCATGATCAAGCTCGAAAAGGGCAAGGTCACCCAGACGCCAGTCAAGAGCCAGTTCGGCTGGCACGTCATCCGCCTGGACGACACGCGCGACGCCCAGCTGCCCAAGCTCGAGGAGGTCAAGGACCAGGTGCGCCAGCAGCTGGAACAGCAAAAGCTGATGCAATTCCAGCAGGACCTGCGCACCAAGGCCAAGGTGGAATGA